Within the Molothrus aeneus isolate 106 chromosome 1, BPBGC_Maene_1.0, whole genome shotgun sequence genome, the region TTATTTGCTGGTGGCTTTCCTGTTCTCAGACCAGCAGGCCAGAGGGACATGACAGGTAAGGGCTTCATTTGTatgaaagcagagctgggtgggcAGAAATTTGGGATGAAAAGTAATTTGGGATTAGCTTTACTGATTGATTTTTATTGGGGTTTTCTTCTGAATGCTTAGTTCATCATGTGACCATGGAGGGCTCAATTAATAATGTGATTGAAGCCACCTTTCTAGATCTCAGGTGCCTTATTTcttaaaacataaataaaaagctATCTCCACACTTGGTAAGAAAGAGATTAAATAGATCTCTGTAGCTGGggtttttacattattttaatgaaagcttTTAATTGTGTCTTGAATATAGTATTGAAATCTGAGCTTATCAGTTTCAGAACAAATGGCAAAGTCATATTCCTTCCCTCCACTAGTGTCTATTTTTATGGTATTACAGTCCTGTGTATGACTTTAAAGATTCATATATCAGATTTTTGCCCTCTGGATTTTATAGAGTATAGCTTTGATCCAACAAGGTAATTTACTGATCTGAAAAATAAGGGTATTGTTGCTTCACAATGACAGGACGAAGGCACATGGGGAGCCCTACTGCTGCTTTCACCTCAAGAAGTGCCAGTATCAATGAGAAATTACTTTTATAGTCACAGTAATGacctctggcactgctgagcaggTGGTGCCTGCTCAGGAAGCACAGAGCAAAGTAGATTTTTGTAGGGAAAGACAGAACTTGGCTCTACCTGAAGGTTTTTTGCTCCCAAAAGGCAAGCCAAAGATGCACAGCACTGtgtgtggtggggtttttgaCATAGCTTCAGTTGCAGTAACTACTTTGAGTTGTTCTTGAAACTATGGCCATGCCTATGAGATTATGCGAGTGTTGAATGAGATGCCTTTTTTGACATCTTGCTTTGTGATAAATCCTTGACATTTACTcaggaaaagacattttttaagTTCAAGAGtcttcaggcatttgctgttaAAAAGGAAATACCAGAACCTGTGCCTTCCGGAAAGCCTTTGAGGcattgcttttaaaaacttGGCTTTTATCCGTGGAGCTGAGGTTTCTGTAATATTTGTGTGAATTTTTTGATCCTAAGCAAGTACTTAACTTGAAGGATGCCAGTTCATGTGTGTCATACTGCTCGTGTACTTTTCACCGGGAGTCTCAATACCCAGCGGGCTGTACCAGGCAAGATGAGACTGGTATGAAGGGCCCTAGGCTCTACAGAAAAGTTCCTTCTCCTCAAACTGTTTCATTCTGCAGAagatgaggagcagggaggggagcaaGGTCTCCCAGCAGGTCGTCATATAACTAAGCAGAATCCGTGGTGCCCACTAGAGTGCATTACCCCCTAAGCTGTATTACAGCGTGGGCAACCGGGGTGAATGAGTTTGATCCCTCCGGGTATCCACTGGGGAGGGGAAGATGAAGAACTTGTCTTTATCGGTGTTCGGTCTGAGGAGTGGGAGCGCAATCCCGGTGTGTAACATGTGATACCTGGTTTCCAGCAGGGAAGCTCTCCGGAGGCCGAGCAGCATCCCCCAGACCCTCCGCACCGCCGAGCAGCGGCGCTGCCAAGGCGAACAGCACCCCCTCGCAGCCGGCCGAGGTTCCAAGGGCAGCTGTCCCACCGGAGCCTCCCGGCACCTCCCGAGCCGCAGCGGGAGCGGGTCCCGGGCGGCCCAGCCTGCCCGCGCCCCCTCCGCCGCCCCCCGCTTCCAGCAAGCCTTCCCtcaccttccctcctcctccccctgtgccccctccggCCGATCGCCCTGCCAAGGGGGTGACCGCCGGCGCTgctcccccggccccgctccctccccCTCAGGCTGACAAACCCACCAAGCCCCAAGCAGGCGctccgcccccgccgccccctcctcctcctcccccgcTGCCCTCCGTGCCCCCCTGCGGGCTGCCGGGCAGGGCCGCCGAGGCCTctgcggccgccgccgctccggccGAGGGAAGGGACTGTCCCCCTcccgcgccgccgcctcctccgccGCCACACGGCCACCCCCCGCCCGCGAACAGGCTCTCCTTTTCCCCGTCCCCGGCCTTCAGCGGTGCCGACGTGCCCCCTCCGCTGCCCCCCAAGTCTCCCCACGTGCTGTCACAGTTCCATAAGCCGAGCAACATCCAGTCGCTGCCGCTGCCACCCACCCCCGGCCCCCCTCAGCCCGCAGCCGTGGGAGAGACCAGGAAGAAGAGACCCGGCCGAGGCGCAGGTGAGAGAGGCACCCCCGAAGGAAGGaggcttttccctcccttcGGCTAGCggggaaaatcacagaatgatttgggttagAACAGGACCTTGAAGATGACTTAGTTCTTCAAGGCTGCCTTcgaacccaaaccattctattaCACTGGTGACTGGAGAGCAAGGAGGGCGGGGATGGAGAGCACACATGGGAGGAATACCCATAGGTTGCACGGCTTGTGATGAACACCCAAAACTGGCTTTTTGAGGTGCCAGGCAATTCTTAGCACCGGGCACACATGCCTTATCGTCTAAGCTGCCACTCTTGGAAGCGACATGCTGATCAGTGGAGACAAGTCTTAGGACCACTGGGCTGCTTCTTGTTTTTGTGTTGGCATTGGTAGGTCTCCAACAGTGCAATGGGTTGTACCTGACAGGCTCAGGTGAGGGAGCAGACTACACACCACGGTGTCTGCCAGGTCAGCAGCTGCTCATGTGCCAGCCTGCCTAGGATACCAATCTACAGCTGTAGCCATGCAGAAGCAATACTGGCAACAGCTGGGAAACACTAGAAAACATAATGAAACAGAGATGGGGCAGCTACCAGAGCCATAGGTGAGCAAAAGCAAATCTGGCTGCAGCCCTCTGCTGTTCAACAAAGGGAAGCAGCCAGTGCCTCCTGCAATCAAGGCAGTTGGGCCAAAGGCTTCTCCAACTGCTTGGGAAGTGGAGTATTATCCAGTATTTCCTTGAGTAGATGATAGGAGGAAATTTTGTTAGACTCCTctaatgtaatgaaaataataaaaaagatgaGCCTAGATCTGTGTGGGTTTGAGAAATAGAGATAGCTACTTAACAGGGAACATCTGAAGGAGAATGTTCTGTACCCTGTATTTTAGCAGCCACATGTCAGGAGAAAGATTACTGGTTCCCTTTGAGAGCCAGGGGAAAGGCCATGTAAGTACAGCAGGTCAGGTGCCTTGTGGTGGTGCTTAATGCTGCTCAGAACTCTCTGATGAACTGTTGCTATGTTAAGATGCCCATTTCTCATGGTAGTTCAATTTGTATGTTTTCCATAAAATTACCCTGCCTGTCCCTTGTTATGTAGGAGAATAAGCAGTTTTGAGAGGTTGCTAACTTGGAGGCCTTGGGCTCCCTCCCCCTCACACAACTCCTGTGTTCTTCCAGATGTAAATTTTGATGGCCCTTGCAACTCCTCAGTGAAATGCACAAGACTAATGGTAATTCCATTGCATAGCTGCCAAAGTGTCAGGAAATTTTCTTTTAGACATACCACCTAGTGTGGTTGTTTTGTTGATTTCCTTTGCTTAAAGAGACTGCTTCTTCTTGTGAAAGTGGAAGGATAATCTTCCCTTCCAGACTGGGACAAAACCACACTTCAGAATGTCACACTTTCCTTagaactggaaatggaaagccCCAGCCAATTCCAGTAGCAACTTGAATTTAATACTTAATGCTACAAATCTGTGGTCAGGCTTGGCAAACAACATCTGTGGGTATGTTTGCCCCAAATACTGCAATTCTTTCTACACCCCCTCCACTTTTTTGTAGTTTACTGTTGGGTTATGTCATGATGATGCTTATGTGCTGGTctcctggttttttttaaaggaactgGTG harbors:
- the WIPF3 gene encoding WAS/WASL-interacting protein family member 3 isoform X1, encoding MPVPPPPPPPPPPPPPPPPSGGPPPPPPSGGPPPPPPLASSELPKLRKDEQKARNALLADIQQGTRLRKVTQINDRSAPQIEKPKGANRDGGNPAVNKGGSQQPLGGLFAGGFPVLRPAGQRDMTAGKLSGGRAASPRPSAPPSSGAAKANSTPSQPAEVPRAAVPPEPPGTSRAAAGAGPGRPSLPAPPPPPPASSKPSLTFPPPPPVPPPADRPAKGVTAGAAPPAPLPPPQADKPTKPQAGAPPPPPPPPPPPLPSVPPCGLPGRAAEASAAAAAPAEGRDCPPPAPPPPPPPHGHPPPANRLSFSPSPAFSGADVPPPLPPKSPHVLSQFHKPSNIQSLPLPPTPGPPQPAAVGETRKKRPGRGAGTGAGKLVTPPQPPARSPTTELTSKSGVSAWATTHDPYTPLKNGNMHIIDDFESKFTFHSVEDFPPPDEFKPFQKTYPSKIPRDPSKNPPLRTHVR
- the WIPF3 gene encoding WAS/WASL-interacting protein family member 3 isoform X2; amino-acid sequence: MPVPPPPPPPPPPPPPPPPSGGPPPPPPSGGPPPPPPLASSELPKLRKDEQKARNALLADIQQGTRLRKVTQINDRSAPQIEKPKGANRDGGNPAVNKGGSQQPLGGLFAGGFPVLRPAGQRDMTGKLSGGRAASPRPSAPPSSGAAKANSTPSQPAEVPRAAVPPEPPGTSRAAAGAGPGRPSLPAPPPPPPASSKPSLTFPPPPPVPPPADRPAKGVTAGAAPPAPLPPPQADKPTKPQAGAPPPPPPPPPPPLPSVPPCGLPGRAAEASAAAAAPAEGRDCPPPAPPPPPPPHGHPPPANRLSFSPSPAFSGADVPPPLPPKSPHVLSQFHKPSNIQSLPLPPTPGPPQPAAVGETRKKRPGRGAGTGAGKLVTPPQPPARSPTTELTSKSGVSAWATTHDPYTPLKNGNMHIIDDFESKFTFHSVEDFPPPDEFKPFQKTYPSKIPRDPSKNPPLRTHVR